Proteins encoded by one window of Xanthomonas sp. DAR 80977:
- a CDS encoding SDR family NAD(P)-dependent oxidoreductase, with product MTDPSAFAGYRVLVAGASRGIGLAIADAFARQGAAVAICARNPAGLADAAEQLLRHGHPVSRLGCDLADPAQIQDWVAHAADALGGIDVMVNNASGYGHGDDDASWQAGFDIDLMAAVRCNRAALPRLRASGRGCILNISSINALRPTPRVPAYSAAKAALNYYTTTLAAELARERIRVNAIAPGSIEFPGGLWDQRREQQPELYRRIRAGIPFGDFGALQDVTHAALFLASPQARWITGQILAVDGGQSLGA from the coding sequence ATGACCGACCCTTCCGCCTTCGCGGGTTACCGCGTCCTCGTCGCCGGCGCCAGCCGCGGCATCGGCCTGGCGATCGCCGACGCCTTCGCGCGCCAGGGCGCCGCGGTGGCGATCTGCGCGCGCAATCCCGCCGGCCTGGCCGATGCGGCCGAGCAACTGCTCCGCCACGGCCATCCGGTCTCGCGGCTGGGCTGCGACCTGGCCGACCCGGCGCAGATCCAGGACTGGGTGGCGCACGCGGCCGACGCGCTGGGCGGCATCGACGTGATGGTCAACAACGCTTCCGGCTACGGCCATGGCGACGACGACGCCAGCTGGCAGGCCGGGTTCGACATCGACCTGATGGCCGCGGTGCGCTGCAATCGCGCCGCCCTGCCGCGGCTGCGCGCCAGCGGCCGCGGCTGCATCCTCAACATCAGCTCGATCAACGCGCTGCGGCCCACGCCGCGGGTGCCGGCGTACTCGGCGGCGAAGGCCGCGCTGAACTACTACACCACCACCCTGGCCGCGGAGCTGGCGCGCGAGCGGATCCGGGTCAACGCGATCGCGCCGGGGTCGATCGAGTTCCCCGGCGGCCTGTGGGACCAGCGCCGCGAGCAGCAGCCGGAACTGTACCGGCGCATCCGTGCCGGCATTCCGTTCGGCGACTTCGGCGCGCTGCAGGACGTCACCCACGCCGCGTTGTTCCTGGCCTCGCCGCAGGCGCGCTGGATCACCGGCCAGATCCTGGCGGTGGACGGCGGGCAGTCGCTGGGCGCCTGA
- a CDS encoding DUF6172 family protein, with protein sequence MKKTYQLRIEGKHPDRLLDASKHDIRKYIRRERRKTLPAGADYWDFDTLFGTEEASAAVVAPADLLRSIDALVATGGTQFYVEIRSKPGKRTPRPKGDAAAVADPFDD encoded by the coding sequence GTGAAGAAGACCTACCAGCTCCGCATCGAAGGCAAGCATCCCGACCGCCTGCTCGACGCCAGCAAGCACGACATCCGCAAGTACATCCGCCGCGAGCGCCGCAAGACCTTGCCGGCCGGCGCCGACTACTGGGATTTCGACACGCTGTTCGGCACCGAAGAGGCCAGCGCCGCGGTCGTGGCGCCGGCCGACCTGCTGCGCTCGATCGATGCGCTGGTCGCCACCGGCGGCACCCAGTTCTACGTGGAGATCCGCAGCAAGCCGGGCAAGCGCACGCCGCGGCCGAAGGGCGACGCCGCGGCCGTGGCCGATCCGTTCGACGATTGA